One region of Drosophila kikkawai strain 14028-0561.14 chromosome 2R, DkikHiC1v2, whole genome shotgun sequence genomic DNA includes:
- the mlt gene encoding tubulin-specific chaperone cofactor E-like protein, protein MPSLLEALERKYFAECEFENAHQPELHKRSDLPNDFTVTKCGGRMEFSIFIPRLSPLTSVPALLVLNDCDIDSAGDFESIREKCQRVRELDLAQNKLSDWAEVFSILEHMPRIEFLNLSKNQLASPISALPSTAPTVNLKSLVLNGTYLDWACVDALLQNLPVLQELHLSLNNYKQVLIDAEEAEQRLQATETPEETERRITKAHPALKTLHFTGNPVEHWQEICRLGRLFPNLEALVLADCPIRSLQAEECKEDTHRYFPSLRLLNLSSAQLNSWSAIDQLAKFGQLRNLRVKHWPLWESLECTEHERRQLLIARLPNVEMLNGGGKISTDERIDAERAFVRYYMDKPEEERPERYEELLQVHGKLDPLVNVSLKPDKRVKVVFTYNDVSESRFVDIYLTVNDLKAKLEKLVGLAPNKMRLFYLDQDYKEFGPEEMRFPNKQLYSYNLQSGDEIIIDAKK, encoded by the coding sequence ATGCCTTCCCTTTTGGAGGCGCTGGAGCGCAAATACTTCGCCGAGTGCGAGTTCGAGAATGCCCACCAGCCGGAACTGCACAAGCGAAGCGATCTGCCCAATGACTTTACGGTGACCAAGTGCGGCGGTCGCATGGAGTTCTCCATCTTCATACCCCGCCTCTCGCCCCTGACCAGTGTCCCGGCTCTGCTGGTGCTCAACGACTGCGACATCGACTCGGCTGGCGACTTTGAGAGCATCCGGGAGAAGTGCCAGCGGGTGAGGGAACTGGATCTGGCCCAGAACAAGCTCAGCGACTGGGCGGAGGTGTTCAGCATACTGGAGCACATGCCGCGCATCGAGTTCCTCAATCTGAGCAAGAACCAGCTGGCCAGCCCCATCAGTGCCTTGCCCTCCACCGCTCCCACGGTGAACCTCAAGAGTCTGGTGCTGAATGGCACTTACCTGGACTGGGCGTGCGTGGATGCGCTGCTTCAGAACCTGCCCGTGCTCCAGGAACTGCATCTCAGCCTGAACAACTACAAGCAGGTGCTAATCGATGCCGAGGAGGCGGAGCAGCGGCTGCAGGCCACAGAGACGCCGGAGGAAACGGAACGGAGAATCACCAAAGCCCATCCAGCCCTCAAAACACTGCATTTCACAGGCAATCCCGTCGAGCACTGGCAGGAGATCTGCCGCCTGGGCCGGTTGTTTCCCAACCTGGAGGCTTTGGTCCTGGCCGACTGTCCCATTCGATCCTTGCAGGCCGAGGAGTGCAAGGAggacacacacagatactTCCCCAGCCTGAGGCTGCTCAATCTCAGCTCGGCGCAGCTCAACAGCTGGAGTGCCATCGACCAGCTGGCCAAATTCGGGCAACTGCGCAATCTCCGTGTTAAACACTGGCCCCTCTGGGAGAGTCTGGAGTGCACGGAGCACGAGCGGAGGCAGCTACTCATCGCCAGGCTGCCCAATGTGGAGATGTTAAATGGCGGCGGCAAGATCAGCACCGACGAGCGGATAGATGCCGAGCGGGCCTTTGTGAGGTATTATATGGACAAGCCCGAGGAGGAGCGACCCGAGCGCTACGAGGAGCTGCTCCAGGTCCACGGCAAGCTGGATCCCCTGGTGAACGTCAGCCTGAAGCCAGACAAGCGTGTCAAGGTCGTCTTCACCTACAACGATGTGAGTGAGAGCCGCTTTGTGGACATTTACCTGACCGTCAACGACCTGAAGGCCAAGCTGGAGAAGCTGGTGGGTCTGGCGCCCAACAAGATGCGTCTGTTCTACCTGGACCAGGACTACAAGGAGTTCGGCCCCGAGGAGATGCGATTCCCCAACAAGCAGCTCTACAGCTACAACCTGCAGTCCGGCGACGAGATCATCATCGATGCCAAGAAATGA